From the genome of Metallibacterium scheffleri:
CGCCTTCACGCCTGCCGAATCGGCATGGTGGGCGCTGCTGCTGGCGCAGGCGCGCGCGTTCCGGGGGTGTAGGGCGGCAGCCCCGCGAGGCCGCAGGCCGTCCAGGTCAATGCAGCAGATTCTCACAGCCCAGCCCTTGTCTATCGCTGGTCAATTTCCTATGATTGCGGGCTAATGCTCGTTCCGGGCTGGAGCTGTGTCATGAAAGTATTGTCCTCGCTGAAATCCGCCAAGGCGCGTCATCGCGATTGCAAGATCGTGCGTCGCCGCGGCAAGGTCTTCGTGATTTGCAAGAGCAACCCGCGTTTCAAGGCGCGTCAACGCTGAGCGGCAATCTCACGGATACGCATGATCG
Proteins encoded in this window:
- the ykgO gene encoding type B 50S ribosomal protein L36 yields the protein MKVLSSLKSAKARHRDCKIVRRRGKVFVICKSNPRFKARQR